Proteins encoded by one window of Muntiacus reevesi chromosome 6, mMunRee1.1, whole genome shotgun sequence:
- the SSBP1 gene encoding single-stranded DNA-binding protein, mitochondrial, whose translation MFRRPVVQVLRQFVRHESEVASSLVLERSLNRVQLLGRVGQDPVMRQVEGKNPVTIFSLATNEMWRSGENETYQMGDVSQKTTWHRISVFRPGLRDVAYQYVKKGSRIFVEGKVDYGEYTDKNNVRRQATTIIADNIIFLSDQMKEKP comes from the exons ATGTTTCGAAGACCTGTAGTACAG GTGCTTCGCCAGTTTGTAAGACATGAGTCTGAAGTAGCTAGCAGTTTGGTTCTCGAGAGAT CTCTGAATCGCGTGCAGTTGCTTGGTCGTGTAGGTCAGGACCCTGTCATGAGACAGGTAGAAGGAAAAAACCCAGTCACAATATTTTCCCTAGCAACAAATGAGATGTGGCGATCAGGGGAAAATGAAACCTACCAAATGG GTGATGTCAGTCAAAAGACAACATGGCATAGAATTTCAGTGTTCCGACCGGGCCTCAGAGACGTGGCGTATCAGTATGTGAAAAAGGG GTCTCGAATTTTTGTGGAAGGGAAAGTAGACTATGGTGAATATACGGATAAAAATAATGTGAGACGACAAGCAACAACAATTATAGCTG ATAATATTATATTTCTGAGTGACCAGATGAAAGAGAAGCCGTAG